The genome window GCCGCCGCTCGAAGCGATCCGCCGCATGTCCCGCGACGAACACCAACGCCGCTGACGGAACGAATTGCACCAGGCCCGCCAATCCGAGGGCGAACGCGCTTCCGGTGATGGCGTAAATCTGCCAACCAATGAAAACGGCCGAGATCGTGTACGCGAACTCCGATCCGGCTCGCGACGAAAAGTACAGGACGAACGGCCGATGCCGCAACAAGCTGCGTGCGGACGTCACGATGCCGAAAGGAGCTTTACGAGCTGAGCTTGACCAGCGCGATCGGTTTGGTAGTCGGTTTGAGCGATCCGCCTTCGGGCTCGACGCTCAGGGCCACCATCGCCAGCGATTGCGCCGACGCCGGAATTTCTATTATCGTCATCGAGCTGCCCGGCGCACTGAAAGTAATCGACGGTCGAACGACCTTCGAACCTTTAGCAATCGTCCAGGCTTGATACACGCGACCCTTCGGAAGCGATTCGGGCGCGCGCATCGCGACGTACAGATGCGAACCGCGCGTGACAATCACACCGTTTTCGAACGGGTACCGCCGCGCATCGCCCGCAGCGAGATCGGCCAACATCCGATGCTCGCGCTGCGCCGACGCGTTGGCTGCGAGCAGAGCCGTCTGCTCCGATGCAGAGGTCGCACGCTGGGCCGCTATATCGCGTTGTAACCGTTGGTTTTGCGCGCCGAATCCGAGCGCAATGGCGACGCATGCCGCGGCAGCCAGCCAACCGGGCCAAGCCGAGATCGAACGCCTTGCCAGCACCGGCGGGCGGGCGGCCTGCATGATGCGCGCCTTGAGTTCGGGTCCGGGAAGTTGCGCTGCAGTCGCCTCCGCGGAGTACGCGATTGCCGTAACTGCCGGCGCGAGCGCATCGTATTCCGCGCGACACTCCGCGCACGTGTCCATGTGCGTTTGCACCGCTGCGGCTTGGCTCGCCGGAAGAACGCCTAACGCGTATGCTGCGACGTCGTCGAGCATCGTCTCGTGCGAATCCATCACGATATCGCCACGTGTAGCAGCTCGCGAAGCCGGCGCAGTCCGGATCGAATTCGCGTTTTTACCGTGCCGAGGGGCAAACCAGTTTGCCGCGCGATCGCGTCGTGCGTCATGCCTCCGAAAAATCCCAGTTCGAGTAGCAAGCGCTGTTCGTCGGGTAACCGACCCATTGCGGCTCGCGCGCGCTCCCCGTCCAAGCGTTCCATCGCCGACTGTTCCAACGTAGAATCCGCAGGAATTGATTCGGAGAGTTCGCTTTCGGAGCGCAGCTTTTTCGAACGTAGGACGTCGATGGCGCGATTCCGGGCAACGCGAGCGAGCCAACCTTCGAGGTTGCCCGATTGAAACGCATCCGGAGCGGTCCAAATTTTGAGGAACACGTTCTGCGTCACGTCCTCGGCCGCAGAAGGATCGGCTAGGACGCGCAAAGCCAGACCGTATACCAGCGCGTGGTAACGGTCGTAGAGGCTCTCGAAAGCGTCCGCATCACGAGCGCGCACGCGCTCCATGAGGCGCGACGCATCTTGCATGTCAGCAACATTCGCGCCACTCCCAACGAAGGTCCGTTTTTTCATCAACGGCCGCCGGGACGCCGCGGATTGGCCGCGACATGCAGAGAGCCGGCGCAGAGACGTTCCACGCCGGCTGGTATGACGATCATCGAGGCCGGGGCGCTAATTCGGCTATCCGCGCAGAACGGCTAGCGAGCGGCGTTCGGTGACGGTGGTGTCATCGGCGTGGGAACGGTCGCCGGCGAGGGCAACTGGCCGGGCGACGGAATCGCACCCGGCGTCGGCGCGGGCATTCCGGATGCCGAAGGCGAGGGCATCTGCATCGGCATCATCGTAGCCGCCGGGCTGGGCATCGTTTGTTGAGCGGACGCGACGGCCGTGCCGGCGCCCATGCCGATCGCCACGGCGACCGAAAGAATTGTCAAGGCTTTGTTCATCATAGCTCGTGCTACCCAATTGCACGCTCGTCTACTCAGCGGGTGTCACGCGAAGCACGATCTTCGCGCCCGCGCGACCGGCCGATAGATCGTCGAGAATCTCCGGCGCCTCCTCCAATGGCCGTTCGGAATACTGGACTTTTATCGTCCCGTCGGCGACGAATCGGGCGACGGTTTCCAGTCCCTGCGGCGACGATTGCGGCGTTTGCGCCATCGCGATATTCGATGCGACCCGGTCGCGCGCCGCAAACCACTCGACGTCGGCATCGTGAATGGTGGTAACCAAAGAGCCGCCGGGGCGCAGCACCGTGTTATATTCCTTGAGCGTTTCGCCGTCACTGACCAAATCTAAAACGGCGTCGTACTTTTCATCGCCGAGCCCTGCGATGCCGGAGGATTCGTCGACGGCACGCGATGCACCCAACGCGCGAACCCGTTCGATTTGACTGGCTTTCACGATCGCCGTTATCTCGGCGCCGCGAGCCCGCGCCATCTGCAGCGCAGCCGAACCGACGGAACCGGCCGCACCCGCGATGATCAAGCGCGTACCGCGGCCCACGTTCAACATTTCCAACGCACCTAATGCCGTCAACAAGGGAGTCGGTAATGCGGCAGCCGTCGCGTCGTCGACGCCATCGGGGATACGCGCGAACGGCGACGCCGCGACATGTTCGCGCAGCATCGTTCGCTCGACGTAACTACCCGAACCGCGCGCTACGCCGAAGACGCGGTCGCCCGCTGCGACGCTTCGAACATCGCTGCCCGCCGATTCGACGACGCCGGCGAAATCTTGACCCAACACGAACGGGAACCGCTCGATTTGGCCGGCAAGCCCGTCGCGCACTTTCCAATCGATCGGGTTGACTCCGGCGTACGTAACGCGGACGATCGCATCGCCTGGACCGGGCGCCGGAGCCGGAATATCTGCGAGACGGCCGTGCTCGCCGGCGCGATCGATGACGATGGCTTTCATAGGGACGTCGTTACCCGCGCCGCCTGCAAACGACCCAACAATAAGTGAAAGTACAAGAGGCCGCGACGGTCGCCCAGTTCGTGGAGCAACTCTGACAGATCGACCCCGGAATCGCCCGACAACGCGTGCACGGCGGCACGCACGCCGGAATCTCCCGGCGGGAAAGCGTCGAGCCGCCCGCATCCGCGCAGCAGCGCCACGTTAGCGCTCCAGACGCCGATACCCGGAAGCGCTCGCAATGCCACCACGGCGGCGTCCAGCGGGGCCGCGCGCAACGCGGCAACGTCGAACGCACCGTGTTCGCGTGCGATCGCACGAACGTAGGCCGCCTTCTGGCGGCTAAGTCCCAGGCCGCGCAGCTCTTCTTCCCCGGCGCCGGCAATCGACGCGGCTGCCGGAAACGGATACAGCTTCGTATCTCCAGCGCGCACCGGTGATGAAAATCGCAAGACGAGACGCTCC of Candidatus Tumulicola sp. contains these proteins:
- a CDS encoding anti-sigma factor yields the protein MDSHETMLDDVAAYALGVLPASQAAAVQTHMDTCAECRAEYDALAPAVTAIAYSAEATAAQLPGPELKARIMQAARPPVLARRSISAWPGWLAAAACVAIALGFGAQNQRLQRDIAAQRATSASEQTALLAANASAQREHRMLADLAAGDARRYPFENGVIVTRGSHLYVAMRAPESLPKGRVYQAWTIAKGSKVVRPSITFSAPGSSMTIIEIPASAQSLAMVALSVEPEGGSLKPTTKPIALVKLSS
- a CDS encoding sigma-70 family RNA polymerase sigma factor is translated as MQDASRLMERVRARDADAFESLYDRYHALVYGLALRVLADPSAAEDVTQNVFLKIWTAPDAFQSGNLEGWLARVARNRAIDVLRSKKLRSESELSESIPADSTLEQSAMERLDGERARAAMGRLPDEQRLLLELGFFGGMTHDAIARQTGLPLGTVKTRIRSGLRRLRELLHVAIS
- a CDS encoding NADP-dependent oxidoreductase; this encodes MKAIVIDRAGEHGRLADIPAPAPGPGDAIVRVTYAGVNPIDWKVRDGLAGQIERFPFVLGQDFAGVVESAGSDVRSVAAGDRVFGVARGSGSYVERTMLREHVAASPFARIPDGVDDATAAALPTPLLTALGALEMLNVGRGTRLIIAGAAGSVGSAALQMARARGAEITAIVKASQIERVRALGASRAVDESSGIAGLGDEKYDAVLDLVSDGETLKEYNTVLRPGGSLVTTIHDADVEWFAARDRVASNIAMAQTPQSSPQGLETVARFVADGTIKVQYSERPLEEAPEILDDLSAGRAGAKIVLRVTPAE